A section of the Nitrospirae bacterium CG2_30_53_67 genome encodes:
- a CDS encoding nitroreductase — translation MELYEAIQKRRSIRKFKDKKIPQEVLERVLNAARLAPSAVNLQPWKFMVIRDPGTQKALVECTRGAKHLHLGMGDASIVACGNEEECYQRQGDYMKTFAIDVSIALDHMMLAAASEGLGTCWIGAFNEKKVKALLNIPDPWRVVGMTPIGYPNETPEFNGRKSLNEIVCYERWEP, via the coding sequence ATGGAACTCTATGAGGCGATACAGAAGAGACGGAGCATCCGAAAATTCAAAGATAAAAAAATCCCTCAAGAGGTCTTGGAGCGCGTACTCAACGCAGCCCGGCTGGCTCCTTCGGCCGTGAACCTTCAGCCGTGGAAATTCATGGTGATACGCGACCCAGGGACACAGAAAGCCCTGGTAGAATGCACTCGGGGAGCGAAACATCTCCACCTGGGCATGGGAGACGCGAGCATTGTGGCCTGCGGCAATGAAGAGGAATGCTATCAGCGTCAAGGCGATTACATGAAGACCTTTGCAATCGATGTCTCCATTGCCCTCGATCATATGATGCTGGCCGCAGCCTCCGAAGGGCTGGGCACCTGTTGGATAGGCGCCTTCAACGAGAAGAAGGTCAAAGCGCTCCTCAATATCCCGGACCCATGGCGGGTCGTGGGGATGACGCCCATTGGATATCCGAATGAAACGCCGGAGTTTAACGGCAGAAAATCCCTGAATGAGATCGTCTGCTATGAAAGATGGGAACCATGA
- a CDS encoding DNA protecting protein DprA produces the protein MDKRSAFLALNAAKGMTPRLFWKVIRMVSDPGRIFSMTEEKMMGMGLTREMAGRLLHEQDPARFADEEEQRIREIGGKILIHGDPGYPPSLLQITDSPPVLYLLGTFRKEDRLSFSIVGSRAASTQGRLNAEMISGKLAGMGITIVSGLAIGIDTWAHQGALMAGGRTIALLGCGLDHPYPRYNRELRNRIAEHGALMSEFPLGSPPLPMNFPRRNRLISGISMGTLVVEAAKKSGSLITAKFALEQGRDVFAVPGNIRSPLSSGVNALIKKGAKLVERVEDIIEEFPDEVQKYLKLHETKIEEHSAGRDREERLILKLIHKEPVHIDELTRETSIAPAAISSLLMKMEMQGLVRQLPGKLFIRP, from the coding sequence ATGGATAAACGTTCGGCTTTTTTAGCATTAAACGCCGCCAAGGGGATGACGCCGAGACTTTTTTGGAAGGTGATACGGATGGTTTCGGATCCAGGCCGGATCTTCTCCATGACCGAGGAGAAGATGATGGGCATGGGCCTCACCCGGGAGATGGCCGGCCGTCTGCTCCATGAACAGGATCCGGCGCGCTTTGCAGACGAGGAGGAGCAGCGGATTCGGGAGATCGGAGGGAAGATCCTGATCCATGGCGATCCGGGATACCCCCCGTCTCTCCTGCAGATTACTGATTCTCCGCCGGTCCTTTATCTGCTCGGAACGTTCAGGAAGGAGGACAGGCTTTCCTTTTCTATCGTGGGCTCCAGGGCAGCCTCCACACAAGGGCGTTTGAATGCGGAAATGATCTCAGGCAAACTGGCCGGCATGGGGATCACCATTGTCAGCGGGCTCGCCATAGGGATCGACACCTGGGCGCATCAGGGGGCCCTCATGGCCGGAGGACGGACCATCGCTCTTCTGGGGTGCGGTCTGGACCATCCCTATCCGAGATACAACAGGGAACTCAGGAATCGGATTGCGGAGCATGGGGCGCTGATGAGTGAATTCCCTCTGGGATCTCCCCCTCTTCCCATGAACTTTCCCCGGAGAAACCGGCTTATCAGCGGGATCTCCATGGGGACCCTGGTGGTTGAGGCCGCGAAAAAAAGCGGTTCCCTGATTACGGCAAAATTTGCCCTGGAGCAGGGAAGAGATGTCTTTGCCGTTCCGGGGAACATCCGCTCACCGCTCAGTTCCGGAGTCAACGCTCTCATTAAGAAGGGGGCCAAGCTGGTCGAAAGAGTCGAGGATATTATCGAGGAGTTTCCGGATGAGGTCCAAAAGTACCTCAAGCTGCATGAAACGAAGATTGAAGAGCATTCGGCGGGCCGGGACCGGGAAGAGCGCCTGATCCTGAAGCTGATCCACAAGGAGCCCGTGCATATCGACGAGCTGACCCGGGAGACCAGCATAGCGCCGGCGGCGATTTCCTCACTGCTGATGAAAATGGAGATGCAGGGATTGGTCAGACAGCTTCCGGGCAAGCTTTTTATCAGACCGTAA
- a CDS encoding DNA topoisomerase I (catalyzes the ATP-dependent breakage of single-stranded DNA followed by passage and rejoining, maintains net negative superhelicity): MGKSLVIVESPSKAKTIHKFLGKNFKVLASVGHVRDLPKKELGVDLERNFEPKYVTIRGKGKVLAEIKSAALHADAVYLAPDFDREGEAIAWHLAQILENKTKEIYRVVFNEITQKAITQAFQHPGRIDQNRVDAQQARRILDRIVGYKISPLLWEKVRRGLSAGRVQSVAVRLVCEREVEIQAFKPEEYWSITAELKAKEPPVFEAKLQKISGGKAEVSNGEQAQGIIEKIQGQDFRVSSIEKKQKKKNPVAPYTTSKLQMDASRKLGFSAKKTMMIAQKLYEGLPVGNEGNVGLITYMRTDSTRVAVDALNEVRGLIQDRFGKEYLPNSPRQYAKGKGAQDAHEAIRPTSSLRDPESIRAYLDHDPFRLYQMIWNRFVASQMNPAILDTVSVDIHVKEFTFRATGSAIRFKGFMTLYMEEAEGETGPVEGESVLPPLHEGELLHVRQIVPRQHFTEPPPRYSEATLVKELEEKGIGRPSTYAAILSTIQDREYTEIREKRFHPTPLGVLVNRLLVESFPDILNVEFTSNMEGELDRIEEGMSNWKVILKTFYDKFVGDLEKARVTMRDIKKELEDTDIICEKCGKKMVIKWGYNGEFIACSAFPECKNTKDFLRDEEGRIQIMKVEKADEKCPECQAEMVVKQGKYGRFLACTRYPECKTTRRLVQDENGRIKTAPEEKTDEICDKCGKPMAVKHGRYGKFLGCSAYPKCKNIKPLSIGVPCPVEGCGGFVVQKIFKGRTFYGCSHYPKCRFNSKQRPLNEPCPACGSPYLIERFRKEGETYHKDIGCPNKSCEYAREIEDAALKDGSSPK, translated from the coding sequence ATGGGAAAATCACTGGTGATCGTGGAATCACCTTCCAAGGCCAAGACCATTCACAAGTTTCTCGGGAAGAACTTTAAGGTATTGGCATCGGTAGGGCACGTACGGGACCTTCCAAAAAAGGAACTCGGAGTGGACCTGGAGCGGAATTTTGAACCCAAGTATGTCACCATCCGAGGCAAAGGTAAGGTTCTTGCTGAGATCAAGAGCGCAGCCCTGCATGCCGATGCAGTCTATCTGGCGCCCGACTTCGACCGAGAAGGCGAGGCCATTGCCTGGCACCTGGCCCAGATCCTGGAAAACAAGACCAAGGAGATCTACCGGGTGGTTTTTAATGAAATTACTCAGAAGGCGATCACCCAGGCCTTTCAGCATCCGGGACGGATCGACCAGAACCGAGTCGATGCGCAGCAGGCCCGGCGCATTCTCGACAGGATTGTGGGTTATAAAATCTCTCCGCTCCTCTGGGAAAAGGTCAGGCGGGGTCTTTCTGCGGGCCGGGTCCAGTCCGTGGCCGTCCGCCTCGTCTGTGAGCGTGAGGTTGAGATCCAGGCTTTTAAGCCCGAGGAATACTGGTCGATTACGGCGGAGCTTAAGGCCAAGGAGCCGCCGGTCTTTGAGGCCAAACTGCAAAAGATATCCGGAGGCAAAGCGGAGGTATCCAATGGGGAGCAGGCCCAAGGCATCATTGAGAAGATCCAGGGTCAGGATTTCCGGGTAAGCAGCATTGAAAAGAAACAGAAAAAGAAAAACCCCGTGGCCCCCTATACCACGAGCAAACTCCAGATGGATGCCTCAAGGAAGCTCGGGTTCTCAGCCAAAAAGACCATGATGATCGCACAAAAACTCTATGAGGGGCTTCCCGTAGGGAACGAAGGAAACGTCGGGCTGATTACCTATATGCGGACCGATTCCACGAGAGTGGCCGTGGATGCCCTGAATGAGGTGAGGGGGCTGATCCAGGATCGGTTTGGAAAAGAATATCTTCCGAACAGTCCCAGGCAGTATGCCAAGGGCAAGGGCGCGCAAGACGCCCATGAGGCCATACGCCCCACCTCCTCGCTGCGGGACCCCGAATCCATCCGAGCCTACTTGGACCATGACCCTTTTCGCTTGTATCAGATGATCTGGAACCGGTTTGTGGCCAGCCAGATGAACCCTGCCATCCTGGATACCGTATCCGTGGATATCCATGTCAAGGAGTTTACCTTCCGTGCCACGGGGAGCGCCATCCGGTTTAAAGGGTTCATGACGCTCTATATGGAGGAGGCCGAAGGAGAAACCGGTCCTGTGGAAGGGGAGAGTGTCCTGCCTCCTCTCCACGAAGGGGAACTTCTTCATGTCCGTCAGATTGTTCCGAGGCAGCACTTCACGGAGCCGCCTCCCCGTTATAGCGAGGCCACCCTGGTCAAAGAGCTGGAAGAGAAGGGGATCGGGCGTCCCAGCACCTATGCGGCGATCCTTTCCACCATCCAGGATCGGGAATATACGGAAATACGGGAAAAACGTTTTCACCCGACCCCCTTGGGGGTGTTGGTGAACCGCCTGCTGGTTGAAAGCTTTCCGGATATCCTGAATGTGGAGTTTACATCGAACATGGAGGGGGAGCTGGACCGGATCGAGGAAGGGATGTCGAACTGGAAGGTGATCCTGAAAACCTTTTATGACAAGTTCGTCGGGGATTTGGAAAAGGCCCGCGTGACCATGCGGGATATCAAGAAGGAGCTCGAGGATACCGACATCATCTGTGAAAAGTGCGGGAAGAAGATGGTCATCAAGTGGGGCTACAACGGCGAGTTTATCGCCTGTTCCGCCTTTCCGGAATGCAAGAACACCAAGGATTTTCTGAGGGACGAAGAGGGCCGAATCCAGATTATGAAAGTGGAAAAGGCCGATGAGAAATGTCCGGAGTGTCAGGCGGAGATGGTGGTGAAGCAGGGAAAATACGGAAGGTTCCTGGCGTGCACCCGGTATCCGGAATGCAAAACCACGCGCAGGCTTGTTCAGGATGAAAACGGCAGGATTAAGACCGCTCCTGAAGAGAAGACCGATGAGATCTGTGATAAGTGCGGAAAGCCCATGGCCGTCAAACATGGGCGATACGGCAAGTTCCTCGGATGCAGCGCCTATCCGAAATGCAAGAATATCAAGCCGCTCAGCATCGGTGTGCCGTGCCCCGTGGAGGGGTGCGGCGGCTTCGTCGTTCAGAAGATATTCAAGGGAAGGACCTTTTACGGCTGCAGCCACTATCCCAAGTGCCGGTTTAACAGCAAGCAGAGGCCCTTGAACGAACCGTGCCCTGCCTGCGGCAGCCCTTATCTCATCGAACGTTTCCGCAAGGAGGGGGAGACATACCATAAGGATATCGGCTGCCCGAACAAAAGTTGTGAATACGCCCGTGAGATTGAAGATGCAGCTCTCAAAGATGGGTCTTCTCCAAAATAG
- a CDS encoding nucleotidyltransferase: MSIKIDIPKAEIQEFCRRNQIRRLAVFGSVLRDDFTPESDVDVLVEFEPGARVGLIALAGMEIELSQLLGHKAEMHTAKGLNPHFRDEVLGLAEVQYEQG, encoded by the coding sequence ATGAGCATAAAAATTGATATTCCGAAAGCGGAAATCCAAGAGTTTTGCCGTCGCAACCAAATCCGCCGTTTGGCCGTGTTCGGGTCGGTTCTGCGCGATGATTTCACGCCCGAAAGCGATGTGGACGTGCTGGTGGAATTCGAGCCGGGCGCGCGAGTGGGGTTGATTGCGTTGGCGGGTATGGAAATCGAATTGAGTCAACTGCTGGGCCACAAGGCGGAAATGCACACGGCCAAGGGCCTCAACCCGCATTTCCGTGATGAGGTGTTGGGCCTGGCGGAGGTGCAGTATGAGCAAGGGTGA
- a CDS encoding methylenetetrahydrofolate--tRNA-(uracil(54)-C(5))-methyltransferase (FADH(2)-oxidizing) TrmFO: protein MNNANQELTVIGGGLAGSEAAFQAAERGIHVLLYEMRPTRYTPAHKTDRLAELVCSNSFRSEDPANAVGLLKEEMRRAGSLIIRAADAHRVPAGSALAVDRERFSEEITQVMMHHPRIRVMRSEITEIPERGVVILATGPLTSDRMADSITRFTGSSHLHFYDAIAPILDAESIDRSLVFAASRYDKGGADYLNCPMEREEYDRFYEALTAGEKVPAEPFEEPRYFEGCMPIEVMAERGRETLLFGPMKPVGLIDPRTDRQPYAVVQLRKENREGAAYNMVGFQTKLTYPSQDRVFRLIPGLEKVEFMRYGSVHRNTFVDGPRILKKTLQFRQREDLFLAGQITGVEGYVESTAMGWLAGVLAARMIQGEPLSPPPPATAHGALVEHVTNEAYKEFQPSNVNWSLFPSLPEKIRSRRERREKMYGRALAQWEEYRKQVTL, encoded by the coding sequence ATGAATAATGCAAACCAGGAACTGACCGTTATCGGAGGGGGGCTGGCCGGCAGCGAGGCCGCTTTCCAGGCTGCTGAAAGGGGGATTCATGTCCTGCTCTACGAAATGCGTCCTACCCGGTATACCCCCGCCCATAAAACCGACCGGCTGGCCGAGCTGGTCTGCAGCAATTCGTTTCGTTCCGAGGACCCCGCCAATGCCGTCGGTCTGCTCAAAGAAGAGATGCGGCGTGCCGGTTCTTTGATCATCCGGGCGGCTGATGCCCATCGGGTTCCGGCCGGATCGGCCCTTGCCGTGGACCGGGAGCGGTTTTCCGAGGAGATTACTCAAGTGATGATGCATCATCCCCGTATCCGCGTCATGCGGTCAGAAATCACGGAGATCCCGGAAAGGGGAGTCGTGATCCTGGCCACAGGCCCATTGACTTCCGACCGGATGGCCGATTCCATTACGCGGTTCACAGGATCCTCGCATCTCCACTTTTATGATGCCATCGCCCCGATTCTGGATGCGGAATCCATCGACCGCTCTTTGGTCTTTGCGGCTTCCCGTTACGACAAAGGGGGGGCTGACTACCTCAACTGTCCCATGGAAAGGGAGGAGTACGACCGGTTCTATGAAGCCCTGACGGCCGGGGAGAAGGTTCCGGCGGAACCCTTTGAGGAGCCCAGGTATTTTGAAGGGTGCATGCCCATCGAGGTTATGGCGGAGCGCGGCAGGGAGACCCTCTTGTTCGGCCCTATGAAACCGGTGGGCCTGATCGATCCGAGAACCGACCGGCAGCCCTATGCCGTGGTTCAGCTCAGAAAGGAAAACCGGGAAGGGGCGGCGTACAACATGGTCGGGTTCCAGACCAAGCTCACCTATCCGTCGCAGGACAGGGTCTTCCGGCTGATTCCAGGGCTGGAAAAAGTCGAGTTTATGCGGTATGGTAGTGTGCACAGGAACACCTTTGTGGACGGGCCGAGAATATTGAAAAAGACCCTTCAGTTCCGGCAGAGGGAAGATCTCTTCCTGGCCGGGCAGATCACGGGTGTGGAAGGATACGTGGAATCCACGGCCATGGGCTGGCTGGCCGGAGTTCTTGCAGCCCGTATGATCCAGGGGGAACCCCTGTCGCCGCCTCCGCCGGCCACGGCCCATGGCGCCCTTGTGGAGCATGTGACCAACGAGGCCTATAAGGAATTTCAACCCTCCAATGTCAATTGGAGCCTGTTCCCATCACTTCCCGAAAAGATTCGTTCCAGGCGTGAGCGGAGGGAGAAGATGTATGGCCGGGCACTGGCTCAATGGGAGGAGTATCGGAAACAGGTGACGCTATGA
- a CDS encoding tyrosine recombinase XerC — translation MPDQQTGTAAFDRRLSEFESYLKHEKNASEHTVKNYLSDLIQFKAFLGAYRSCLEDLSRIDHRVIRHFLSYLHQKKYHKSSMGRKVASLRSFFKFLHRERVVQVNPAKAVATPKAEKKHPRFLSVDDAFRLMEAPDEKTGSGLRDKAILEAFYSSGVRISELAGLNEEDMDLSIGLMKVMGKGRKERIVTLGSHAVQAVERYLKGKDVPGDGTFHAGHKTPLFLNRYGSRLSIRGIRRVVEKYVRQSAAASRISPHGLRHSFATHLLDGGADLRSIQELLGHVSLSTTQKYTHVSMDKLMEVYDKAHPRAHKKR, via the coding sequence ATGCCGGATCAGCAGACCGGGACTGCGGCCTTTGACAGGCGCCTCTCGGAATTTGAATCCTACCTCAAACATGAAAAGAATGCCTCGGAGCATACGGTCAAGAATTACTTAAGCGATCTGATCCAGTTCAAGGCATTTCTCGGGGCATACCGATCCTGCCTGGAGGATTTGAGCCGAATCGATCATCGGGTCATCAGGCATTTTCTCTCTTATCTTCATCAGAAAAAGTATCATAAGTCCTCCATGGGGCGGAAGGTGGCGAGCCTCAGGAGTTTTTTTAAGTTTCTTCACCGTGAGAGGGTTGTGCAAGTCAACCCGGCCAAGGCCGTGGCCACGCCCAAGGCGGAAAAGAAGCACCCCAGGTTTCTCTCCGTGGACGACGCCTTCCGGTTGATGGAGGCGCCGGATGAGAAGACCGGATCCGGCCTCCGGGACAAGGCGATTCTTGAGGCATTCTATTCCTCCGGAGTCCGGATCAGCGAGCTGGCCGGATTGAATGAAGAAGACATGGATCTCTCCATCGGCCTGATGAAAGTGATGGGCAAGGGGCGCAAGGAACGGATTGTCACTCTCGGATCGCATGCCGTCCAGGCGGTCGAGCGATACCTGAAAGGCAAGGATGTGCCGGGTGACGGGACCTTTCATGCCGGGCACAAGACGCCGCTGTTCCTGAACCGATACGGCAGCCGGCTCAGCATCCGTGGGATCCGCAGGGTTGTTGAAAAATATGTGAGGCAATCTGCCGCGGCGTCCCGCATTTCACCCCATGGGCTGCGCCACTCATTTGCCACCCACCTTTTGGACGGAGGCGCCGATCTCCGGAGCATTCAGGAACTCCTGGGCCATGTCAGCCTCTCCACAACTCAGAAGTACACACATGTCAGTATGGATAAACTCATGGAAGTTTACGACAAGGCGCATCCGAGGGCCCACAAGAAACGCTGA